A stretch of Acropora muricata isolate sample 2 chromosome 7, ASM3666990v1, whole genome shotgun sequence DNA encodes these proteins:
- the LOC136922484 gene encoding uncharacterized protein, whose translation MFLDMTVDAPARAMWQAIKQYNGYSGCGQCIETGEHLDLGPGKKNSRRRCHVYPFNKAFASTTGHARLRKHDEVKNQALQALRQKRQGKKDFAVQGVVGLSWGFGLPMWLDKSNSKQGFYLGSKVEEISKELMAITPTCEITRTPRRLGDIKDWKASEKRAFLLHYAVP comes from the exons ATGTTCCTGGACATGACAGTTGATGCTCCAGCAAGAGCTATGTGGCAGGCCATCAAGCAATACAATGGGTACTCTGGTTGTGGTCAGTGCATAGAGACGGGGGAGCACCTTGATCTTGGTCCAGGCAAAAAGAACTCCAGGAGGAGATGCCATGTCTATCCGTTTAACAAAGCATTTGCATCAACAACAGGACATGCCAGATTACGAAAACATGATGAGGTCAAGAACCAAGCTCTTCAAGCATTGAGACAGAAAAGGCAGGGCAAGAAGGAT TTTGCAGTTCAAGGTGTTGTTGGTTTGTCATGGGGATTTGGCCTTCCAAT GTGGCTTGACAAGTCAAACTCCAAACAAGGCTTCTATTTGGGTTCCAAAGTGGAAGAGATTAGTAAGGAGCTGATGGCAATTACACCGACATGTGAAATAACAAGAACACCAAGACGTTTAGGAGATATCAAAGACTGGAAAG CATCAGAAAAGCGGGCATTCCTTCTACACTATGCAGTTCCCTAA
- the LOC136922485 gene encoding uncharacterized protein yields MAFKSRSKGMLKSLQENSGSSNESYGCGKLPRAVGIAKNWEEIGNGVWCCPIKVKAAVRDCSSRTTLACALLAIFYPKEKLQGRRLHELDQDVIEAITGPCNLTSFSIN; encoded by the exons GAATGCTAAAAAGCTTGCAAGAAAATTCAGGGAGCAGCAATGAATCCTATGGCTGTGGCAAGCTTCCAAGAGCTGTAGGAATAGCCAAAAAT tGGGAGGAAATTGGAAATGGAGTGTGGTGTTGCCCTATAAAAGTCAAGGCAGCAGTAAGAGACTGTAGCTCAAGGACGACACTGGCTTGTGCACTGCTAGCCATCTTTTACCCAAAAGAAAAGTTGCAAGGGCGTCGTCTTCATGAGTTAGACCAGGATGTTATTGAGGCAATTACTGGACCATGTAATCTCACTTCATTCAGTATTAATTGA